Genomic window (Temnothorax longispinosus isolate EJ_2023e chromosome 3, Tlon_JGU_v1, whole genome shotgun sequence):
CCGAACTTGCCTTTGTGGCCGACGTAGTAGCGTATGTAGAAGTCCGCCGACATCCTCGCCGTCGGCCGGTGCTCAACGATGAAACGTCAAACCGTTCGAGTTTACCACGAGACTCGTGTTTCTAAACGTGATGGCTCGGTAGAAACCGGCGCTCGCCATTAGCCAAACATTAAGCCAGTTTCTCATGCAGCGAATTTGACGAGCTACGCGAAATGTTACCCCCGGTTTCGATGTACCGACTGAAACGCGATTGGTTATCGTAGGACTCTTTAACAACATGGCGTTTGGAGAAAAGTGAAACATCTGTGCCTAAATAAAATGAACAAacttattagatttatttttttgtactcttcttttatacttttcctttttttctctttaaattttcTCCATTTTTTGCATCTGGAACGATCTATGTTCAAATTAAAGAGACAGAGATTTTTCTCTGGCAAGAGAAAAGTCGAGAAACCTAGTGCAGAAAGAGGAACAGACCTAACGAAGTCAATTGGAGTACTTGGACTTTGGAGTGTCAGAACTGTCAGGTGTCAGGGGACTCTGGTTCGGTGGCCGGCGGTGACGGGATCGATGTCGCTCTCGTCAGTTGACGTAAGGACGATTGCGTATGTGCTCCGTCGCGCGTTTGTCTCACGCTGAACACCACACCATGTGGAAGAAGAAGGGTAACGTTCGCGCCACCGCGAGTCTCGAGCGTTCGCGCGATCGACGTTAAGGAGTGGTTAGGGTAGACGCGCTCGACCCACCTCATCCCGTGTTTTGCCAATGTCGATGTATGTATCGAGCTAGCAGCCTGAACGATGGGGTCATGCTGCTCGACGAGTTCACGTAATTCGCAAGCGACGTTCGTAGCCGGGTGAGTTTCGCCGGTCCACGCGAGGGGGGAAATAAAACATGAACAAGAGCCACGCGAACAAGAGGCTGAACCAGCTGCCGAGCTGGCTGTGGACCAACTCGACCACCCTGCCGCCGGTCTACAAGATGGTGTGGGAGGCGGTGCGGGAGGATCGGGTCAGGTCGAACGGCGTCCAGGCCGAGCTGCTCGTCGACACCAACAAGGTGTTCCCGCTGTTGCTCACCAGCCAGCTGCCTATGGAGGTGCTCGGCCATATATGGAGCCTGGCTAACCAGAAGTACGCCGGACAGCTGACCGAGCAGGAGCTGTACATCGTGCTGGCCCTCGTGGCGGCCGCACAGACGTCCTACAGCTTCAACAGTCTCGATATACTGCATTTGCTCCCCTTTCCGCCGACGCCCTACCTGAACATAGATTGCCTGATGAATCTGCAGCCTGCTGCCGCGCAGACGAACCCCCCGAAACTCCAGCACTACGAGGAACCCGGTAGTAACATGGGCGTGGAAGGAAAGTACATTCCCGACGTTAAGGGAAAAGCTAAAGTTAGAGCTCAAGTAAACACAGTGCCTGATGCAACTATATCCTTCTCTGGCGGCACGCCTGGAAAGTCGTCCTGTTTCGACGGAAAGATTCAGGTGCCTGGCGCAGCTGGGAGTAACGTCAATAATCTGTTCAAGGACGCGAGACAAAATCCGCGTGTTCAAGCCGACGTTCCGTCTGCGTCGTCCTTCGACGAGTCCTGTGATGATTTTACGGAGTTTCAGAGCGCCCCGATCCCCAGCGTCTCCGCCATGCCAATCTGGGACAGCAAGCAGGGTTCCGCGATTGGCAGCAGACTTGCTAATCACAATCTAGGAGTGAAAAAGACAGTCGACAAAGTCAAGAGGACCACTGTCGGAACGAAAACCGTGCATATTAATACGCAAATTCGCACGCCCGCACCTGCAAGTTTGCCATATCAGAGTAAAGATCAGTCCATAATGATGGAATCCACGTCCGACCTGTTTCCTAAATGCGGAATAAAGAATCAGTCCAAAACAGTAATACTCAAGGACACTGTGATTAGAAATAACGACACGCCTAAAGATTATAGCGACAGTTTTAACAGTCTGACGGGTGTGGCGAAGCCTGTCAGCATCAGCGATAAAGAGGTATTGCCTAAAGTGGAGTTAGCACCAAAGGTAAACGACAATTACGAGTTTGTCAATTATGTAGCTAGTATGCCTTTTATGTCTGTAAGTTTAATGTCAGTATAATTTTTGCTGAtgtgtttaaatttatctgtAGGCCGTTACGGTAGAAATATCTGATTCTGTTCAACAAGATTTAATGAGTTTGCCACAAGTCGAGGATAAATACAGTGCGTTGCGCGAGCTAGTTCAAGAAGCACCCGTTACAAGTGATGCGAGCGTagatttaacttttaacaatCAGTCGGCTGACGAATTCGGGGAATTTATGTCGGCGGAGCAACCACCTGCTGATCCCTCGATATCGGACGCTTTGGATATTGAAAGCTTTAGTAACATATTTGCAGATTTTGAGTTTAAAACGCACGCTAATGCCGATAACAATAACTTAGCAGATCTCAACTTTGTATCTGAGGTGTCTGAATCGTTCAATAATCTAAAACTTAATGATGGAATTGAAGCACAATTGGTAGAGACAGGTTAGTGCTACTCACTATGTGGTATGTGctacagttttattttcgcTTGTGTCCCCATTTCGCTTGAATCtagtagtatatattattcttaggGAAGAATGTTCAGAAAGAAGATGCTATTTCGATAAATAGTATAGAGTTGATTAGCGGTCCATCCGAAGCACTGCCACGTTCTGGATCTGTGCCTAGCTTAGATCTTAAATCATTTTTGCCTTCTAATATAGAGGAAGATCAAGTTGTAGAAGCTCCGCAGCAGGTACACGTGTAATTGAATTGTGTCAGAAAGTTGAGATACGAAGCGAATGCTTGCCTGACATGTACATTATCAAAGCGCTTCTCTGTTGCAGACCGTGTATTGGGAATGGAAGCAATATATGGAAAGTTGTGTTTTACTACTACAAGTTGCAGCCAATATATTTACCAATATAACGTCAGAATTAGTTCTGCAGGAAGTTTTAAATTCAGCCCAGGGATATAACTTTCTTTGCCGTAGgtgttttttttagtaatacattttatttaaaataaaacgcgtACTGTATGTattttcattcatttattcaaGATGTGTAATAggactataaaaaaaaacataaaatatattttgtcattaGAATTAGCTGAAGTTGCAGCTGTTTGTAGACGCGTTAATTTCTCATATAAAGAGCTGGATATAAACATTATTGGATTTGATGACCTTTTAATGGACATTGATCGGATCTGGGCAGAAATGGAACCTTTTTACGCAAATATACCAGTAAGTATTGCCTACATgagtgttattaatatttttgcacatattaattaatgctattaatgtttttatatgtatcttgtatatatttccTTCTTTAATATGCGTATCACTTCTCATGCTTCTAGAAtacatttgtattaatatatttcagattgtCACTGAACTACCAGCTTGGCCCTTACATCAGGGAGAATGTGTGTCTTGCTCCTTGTGTTTAACAGTTATCACGAGTGGCCGAGTTGTgtataacgataataattatcatgtaACGTGCGCAAATTTATGGCTCAATTGTGTAAACAGTCAATTGCCGGTGATGCGATATTCTTTACTTTGTCAATCAACTATATGTCCAGGGAGTCACATTTAAATGCTAACCTGCATATTGCAAGGTTTTCAAATTCAAGctaaaaatatactattcAGATCTTATTAATGTAATGCATAGAAATTCATATTAAAAGAGTTTTACTAAAAGATCACGTTAAAAGTCACGCTAAAAGGTCTTTGAAAGTGGAGTTCTGAtacaatttgcatttaatcTAGTGAAATCACGCATGCATATATAAACAGAGCAAACTGCAGATTCAATGTAaatcgttaaatataaatcgttTATTAAACTTATACTTTTCAGAAATTCTGGATGACATACGATGTTGTAATTAAATTGGCCATGCaagaatatttgtatatttaacttAACAAAATGAACAATGATCGTATCTCGATTGATCTAATTATAAAGTATCAAggaaaattcaatatttacatCATACATAGAAATCTCGAATAATTAACGTTGACTGGTATCGCGCGGCCTATATGCTATTCCTCTGCTCTTCATTTCTCTGATGACACCAGCTGGTAATCGTCCTGATACTGATATGGCGTAAACACCCTTACAAAAACGATCTGAAAAAAGTAGAATCTCGAAATTAACAGTGGTTATCATCGACGTAATTAGACTGACATGAGAGGAAATTGTAATTCTGAAAGGGTTTGCATAGCATTTTGCTTAAACAGATCTTTACGGTATACACGCACATAAGTATGTTCCTAGATTAATACATACTGGCATTTatcagaataatatatatgtataaatgtattatatacgtttaaagatgaaaatctcagaaataaatatatttattaaagtaacttaatatgtattataagcTATTTCTAAACATTACAAATTACTTTGcacatatttatctttttatttctttttttttactgatttaCTACAACTTTGaaccaaaaatataaaaaaattcttgagataaaatagaaaaagtatatagCAAGAAGcaattataattgataataatttataaagggATTTTAATTACTCAAGTAGAATTTCAATTACTCGGTAATAAACTTACTTATTCTCTGCCACTTGCATACCCAGCTATCTTCTGGGCTCATTACAGCAATCATTCTAGAATGTAAAACACaagcaaacaaaataaataatatggcaaaattatttttgaaatctcTTTATAATACATTGAATTACTTGTTGAAACAAAGCATTGTTAATATTCTGAATTGTTataactattaaaattaaagctacAAGTACAAAATTAGATTTAACATTACTCGAGTTTTTggaatatataacaatatccTTAATAATTTTCGTTCACAGATCCAAATAATTGATAAgctaatataatttgttcacAAAACTGctgtcttgtaaaaaaaatcactccTAGATAATCGTATATCTGTTGCTGCACATTACCCATCAAAGTTTGAACTCGTACAGTCAAAAACATTATCCTTGTTGTTCTTCATACGTAGAAAATCATCACAGTTGTCACATCCGTCAAACTCGAATTGGTCGAAGGTCTGTGGAATAAAATTACGATTGCAGTCATTCCGAAGGTGATAAACAAGTTCGACGGGTGTTGCAATTACAGTCTagttaaaattgattattatcattatgCAAATATATCATTGCTGAATTGTTACTACAGTATTGTAACAGAAGATGAATGAAATACGAACCTTAACCAATGAGCATACCAAACACGCTCTCAGTCCACGCAAGTCTTTCGGTACGGTCTCCATTGCATCGCTATTGCACgcaatttaatgtttaaaacgttaaattaaataatattaccgTAATTACGATATAAGAGAAAATCAATTCAAATTACCCTGAAATCAAAATTGTCACAAGTATAGGACTCCCCTGGACTCCCCTGCGACGTGTAAGTGACGGATAAACAGCAGATTAATTTGTTAGGTTAGGTCGAATTAAAGTTAGGTTAGGTATTCGGCTCTTGCCCGCGGGACGCGCAAGAAACcgccgattttttttttaatttagactTTTGGAGTTGAAATTGTAaagatttctaaaatttgaataaattatactatctcttaataatttttttgaggATTAACTCCGGTTGCGCCTTCAGCCCCACCTTTGGGCTATATAGCGTAtctcttaatataattaataaaattttgttgaacGTCGGTAaagaaaacacatataaaatatatttacggtCGGTAAAGTCGCACGCAACTTATTGTTGATATTTTCCTATTATATCTTTCAACtttagatttttgaaaaaaatttacagaatatcaaaatatatccGATAATAATGATcaggtaataataataactatataacaataatcagatagtaatagtaattaattaaattttaagaagtGCAATTTTGAGAATTTCGAAAACATTCGAGGATTCGAATCGCGAAAGTTCAAgctcaaaaattaataaaatgtcagGAGAATAATTGAACAATTCTTCTcatatcacatatttatttgagAAATCTCTTTGGTATTcttaagacattttttattagttttataatatcgacGCTAACGTCACTGGCAACGATTCTGCGTTTCGCTTTTACACGTGGATACTGGtcgtgcattttttttaatagaaaccATTAGCCGCTGCATCAGCATCAGTAGAAATAAGTAGTTACACGTTAGTAAGGCTGCGTGCCAGGAAAATATGCGAGATACGAAAATATAAGACATGTACGAATGCATTATAGCTTTTCACGCGGTCGTGAGACTAATTTCAATGACTCATCCATCATTGCCGTCAtctcatcgtcatcgtcatcatcattGTAGGACATTGTCTGAAAAGTTCTACGCTTACTACCAGATTTGATTCACATGTGGCTACAGGAACGCCAGTCTGACTGCGTACAAAAATGAATGGCTATTTGTTCTTCCAACCACATATGAGTtagaaaaactttattttctaCGTGTAGCGTGTTATGTCTTGGCGTGAAATGGAATtatgttgctgctgttgctggcTGCGATTTTAAACTTTAGCCGTGTTAGTCTTCATCCTTGAAACGACGATAGATGGACTGAACATAAGTGAAGACGCACTTCCAATCCGGCCGTTGCATCATCACCATGTCCTCGACGTCAAGTAACGGCGCGATTCCAGCGACTTCGCTGCAAGAGAGAGGAGTTCTTAGGGTTTgcgaataacaaaaaaaaaagagattaacTAATAGGTAAATATCTCAGCATCTCGAAATGAGAAATTCGGAGCTCTTACTCGGCCTTCGTAAAAGCGAGTTCGAAGTTTTTCCTGCGGTTCTCCGGACG
Coding sequences:
- the LOC139810595 gene encoding uncharacterized protein isoform X2, with the protein product MNKSHANKRLNQLPSWLWTNSTTLPPVYKMVWEAVREDRVRSNGVQAELLVDTNKVFPLLLTSQLPMEVLGHIWSLANQKYAGQLTEQELYIVLALVAAAQTSYSFNSLDILHLLPFPPTPYLNIDCLMNLQPAAAQTNPPKLQHYEEPGSNMGVEGKYIPDVKGKAKVRAQVNTVPDATISFSGGTPGKSSCFDGKIQVPGAAGSNVNNLFKDARQNPRVQADVPSASSFDESCDDFTEFQSAPIPSVSAMPIWDSKQGSAIGSRLANHNLGVKKTVDKVKRTTVGTKTVHINTQIRTPAPASLPYQSKDQSIMMESTSDLFPKCGIKNQSKTVILKDTVIRNNDTPKDYSDSFNSLTGVAKPVSISDKEVLPKVELAPKAVTVEISDSVQQDLMSLPQVEDKYSALRELVQEAPVTSDASVDLTFNNQSADEFGEFMSAEQPPADPSISDALDIESFSNIFADFEFKTHANADNNNLADLNFVSEVSESFNNLKLNDGIEAQLVETGKNVQKEDAISINSIELISGPSEALPRSGSVPSLDLKSFLPSNIEEDQVVEAPQQTVYWEWKQYMESCVLLLQVAANIFTNITSELVLQEVLNSAQGYNFLCQLAEVAAVCRRVNFSYKELDINIIGFDDLLMDIDRIWAEMEPFYANIPKFWMTYDVVIKLAMQEYLYI
- the LOC139810595 gene encoding uncharacterized protein isoform X1, with the translated sequence MNKSHANKRLNQLPSWLWTNSTTLPPVYKMVWEAVREDRVRSNGVQAELLVDTNKVFPLLLTSQLPMEVLGHIWSLANQKYAGQLTEQELYIVLALVAAAQTSYSFNSLDILHLLPFPPTPYLNIDCLMNLQPAAAQTNPPKLQHYEEPGSNMGVEGKYIPDVKGKAKVRAQVNTVPDATISFSGGTPGKSSCFDGKIQVPGAAGSNVNNLFKDARQNPRVQADVPSASSFDESCDDFTEFQSAPIPSVSAMPIWDSKQGSAIGSRLANHNLGVKKTVDKVKRTTVGTKTVHINTQIRTPAPASLPYQSKDQSIMMESTSDLFPKCGIKNQSKTVILKDTVIRNNDTPKDYSDSFNSLTGVAKPVSISDKEVLPKVELAPKAVTVEISDSVQQDLMSLPQVEDKYSALRELVQEAPVTSDASVDLTFNNQSADEFGEFMSAEQPPADPSISDALDIESFSNIFADFEFKTHANADNNNLADLNFVSEVSESFNNLKLNDGIEAQLVETGKNVQKEDAISINSIELISGPSEALPRSGSVPSLDLKSFLPSNIEEDQVVEAPQQTVYWEWKQYMESCVLLLQVAANIFTNITSELVLQEVLNSAQGYNFLCQLAEVAAVCRRVNFSYKELDINIIGFDDLLMDIDRIWAEMEPFYANIPIVTELPAWPLHQGECVSCSLCLTVITSGRVVYNDNNYHVTCANLWLNCVNSQLPVMRYSLLCQSTICPGSHI
- the Spt4 gene encoding transcription elongation factor SPT4-A; translated protein: METVPKDLRGLRACLVCSLVKTFDQFEFDGCDNCDDFLRMKNNKDNVFDCTSSNFDGMIAVMSPEDSWVCKWQRINRFCKGVYAISVSGRLPAGVIREMKSRGIAYRPRDTSQR